From the genome of Methanoregula boonei 6A8:
CGCCTGCGGCCGGTGGACAAAACCCGCGGTAGGGAGTGCCATCTTAAAAGGTGACCGGGGGCAGGCCTACCGGGAAGCGGAGCACATGCTGGGGAACCACCGTGCGATTATCCGGGACCTCCTCCAGTACATCATTGAGACCGGTGTGACCGAGCTTGAACACGTCCAGTACATCGATGTCGGGGGGAAGTACCCGGACACCATCGTTGGGATCGGGGCAGGAATGGCACTTTCCAAGCTGAACGCGAACAAACCCATCCTGATCCTGTGCGAGGTGCCGGAGGACAAGAACCTCTTGAAAGTCTCGATGAGGACAAACGAACGGGTGATAGCCCGGGGCGTCGACCTCCAGCAGGCAGTAAGCGAAGCCTCGTCAGAATACGGAGGCAGCGGCGGGGGTCACAAGATCGCCGCCGGAGCATTTATCCCGAAAACCGCAGAACAGGAGTTTGTCAACCGTGTCAACAGGATACTCGGAGAACAGTTCGCTCGCACGGGTGCAGGCAATCGCTGACTACCAGTTCGGGGGCCTGTGCGGCACTGCGCTCTTCCCTGAAGGGTGCAGGTTTCTGCTCTCTACTACGGGAAGGGTACGCCAGATCCTGTACAATGATGTCCGGCTTGCAACCATCCGTGCATCTGATGGCAGGCTTACGCTCGGGATTGAGGGGGCGCGACGGCTCCACGCGGCCCTTCCGGCACCCGGCTACCGGGTAGTGATCCGTGAAGACGTGGCCGGGTTTGTTGCACAGGGCAAGAACACGTTTGCAAAGCACGTGCTCGAAGCCGACCCGCAGATCCGCGCGGGAGATGATGTGCTTGTGGTTGCAGGTGGCGATCGGCTTTTAGCCTGCGGCGCTGCGCTCCTTTCAGGTAAGGAGATGCTTGCATTTAATTACGGTGCAGCGGTAAGAGTACGGCAGGGGAGTGAGAAAAATGCTTCCAGGAAACATCAATCCGCGCCAGATGAAGACGATGATGAAGAAGCTCGGCATGCAGGTCGAGCAGATTGAGGACGTCCAGAGTATTGTCATTAAGACCCCGAAGGGGAACTGGGTTTTTGATGAGGCAGAAGTGACCGTGATGACCATGCAGGGGTCCACCAGTTACCAGGTCACGGGCACCCCGCACTTTGAGGAAGCGGCAGTCGAGATTCCTGCTGAAGACATCGCGATGGTGGCCGAACAGGCACAGGTGCCGCCAGAGAAGGCAAAAGAGGCGCTTGTCGCCACCAGGGGCGATATCGCTGAAGCGATCGTGAAACTTTCCTCGCCATGATCGAAGCCGGCGATCGTGTCCTTTTAGTCGGCGCAGGAAGGGAATTTTTTGTCCGCGCCGGCCCGGGAAAACTCTCAACCGACAAGGGCCAGCTCGAGCTTGAACCGCTGGTCGGTGCGGCCCCGGGCGATGTTTTTACTACCCATACGGGACAGGAGTTCGTGCTCCGGCTCCCGCGCCCGACAGACTTTTTCGTGCACGGCAAGCGTTCGGGAGCCCCGATGCTCCCCAAAGACATCGGCCTTGTGATCGCGTTTACCGGGATGAACAGGAACGACGAGGTGCTTGACGCCGGCACCGGCAGCGGAATCGCTGCGATCTATTTTGGAGGGATCGCAGCACATGTGAAGACCTATGAGGTCAGGCCAGAATTCTCGGCGCTCGCGGCAAAGAACATCAAAGAAGCAAAACTCGAAAACGTGGAGGCTGTCGCTGCTGACGTGCTTACCGCGGAGGGCATCTATGATGTGATCCATCTCGATCTGCAAATCGAGACGGCGCACGTTGACTTTGCCTGCGACCACCTCCGGGCCGGGGGATACATGGCCTGCTACACGCCATTCCTGGAACAGATGGCGATCGTTGTCGATGCTGCGCAGGCACGGTTCCCTGAGGTCCATACCCACGAGCTCATCGAGCGTGAGATGACCCGGTCCAAGAGGGGAACCCGGCCCTCAACAAGCGTGAGCCATTCGGGGTATATCACGATTGCAAGGAAATAGATCTGACCTTCTCTTTTTTCGAAAATTTTGGCATCTCTTTTTCCAACTTCCCGGGATTTATATCGCGGCCGGGTCCACAGAGGATCAGCGGATATACCCGCTAAAAGGAGGATACCATAATGCTCACCCAAACCATTGGCACAATTATCAACGAAACGATTCCGGCCCGCCACACCATTCCCCCTGCCATCCACCTGGCAGGAATCCTGCTCCTTATCGCAGTTACCGCAGTGTGCGGACCGCTCTCCGCAGTTCTCCCTTAAACCTTTAGATCTCTCCTCTCTTTTCCTGTTCAATACCCGGTCAGATTCACCTCAAAATTGCCGGGAAAGCGTGTATCTCATGGCACCGCTGGTGACCCGGGAATGCCACCCCGATGGAAACAACGGAGCCACTTTTTTCCAACTTCCCGCGCTTTATAACCAGCCCTGCCCAACCCATGGATCAGGCCTGCAGGAATACCACAGACACGTGGAACCATTCTGCAGGCCCACGCGGAAAGGATACCCGCGTGGCATTCCCCTCATCTCATACCGGCAAACCCGGTGGTCCGGTACAGCAGCAGACCCAAAGGGAAAACCTTCCCTGACCTCCCCTTCGGGTCCTGTCCCCCGGATCCATGCGCACGGTTCCGGAAACGGGGAGGAGAAAATGACCCCAGACATTTCAAGCCTCCTCCAAAGCCCCATACCTGGTTGCTCCAGACTCCCCGTTCCCGGTAATTGCGCAAGTACCGGCGTTTTGTTCTCCCGATATTTTGTTCTGCCTTGCCGCAGGTACGGCCAAAAAAGAGATTAATCCCGTACCGGGTGGCTGTTCTTGTCCCCGCGCCCGATTCCCTTGTACACGAACCCGGCAGCAATCCACGGGTCCGGGTCAATGAGGTTCCGACCATCCACGACGACCGGGTGTTTTTTGCCGCTCAGCTTTTTTACCTGCCGGGGGTCGAGCGAGCGGTACTGGCGGTGGCCGGCAAAGACAACCACGGCATCTGCGCCCCGGATCGTTTCATCGATGGAGGGGGTGAGCGTGATGCCCGGCGCATGCTCCACGTACGGGTCGTGGAGGGTAACGTGTGCCCCAGCTGCAAGCAGCTCGTCCCGGTACGGCTCTGAGGGGGTGTTCCGGGTGTCATCGGAGTTTGCCAAAAATGCCCAGCCAAGGAGTGCAATCCTTGCCCCTGCAAGCGGCGTACCTACCCGGGCAAGGCCTTCCCGGGTGAGGCGGAGCATGTGCCGGGGCATGAAATCATTGATCCGCCGGGCAAGTACAAAGAGCGAGGGCTCGCCTGCCGGGTAATCCAGCTGATCCTTTCCCAACTGCTGCACCCCGCGTTCCAGGTGGTAGGTGTCCTTGGTCAGGCAGTGGCCGCCAACGCCGGCGCCCGGCCAGAGCATGGCCCGGGTGATCCCCTCGCCCTTGAGGCTGTCGATCCCGGTCCGCACATCATAGAAGTTGATCCCCATTGCCTCGCAGTAGAGGGCAAGCTCGTTTGCCGCTGCGATCTGGAGATCGCGGAAGGTGTTCTCCGCGGTCTTGGTGGCCTCTGCCGCGGTCGCGCTCATCGGGATCACCCTGCCGGTTGTCAACACAGGAGAGTACAGCTCGGTTGCCCTTGCTGTGCTCACCGGGTCGATCCCGCCCAAGATCCGGTCGTGCTCCCGGATATTCCGCAGGAGCCTGCCCACCATCACCCTTTCCGGGGCATGGGCGAGCGCAAAATCTTTGCCCGCAACAAGGCCGGACTCCTCTTCGAGCATCTGCCGGGCCGGTCCTTCCGTTGTCCCCGGGGTGATGGTGGATTCGAGCACCACAAGCATCCCGGGCCGGAGGTACTTTCCGACATTCCGGATTCCTTCATACAGGGCAGAGAAATCTGGGATCAGGTCGTCCTTGTTCGCAAACGGCGTCTGGATCGAAAGGGTAACTGCATCGAGCCCGGCGATCTTCGAGAAATCCGGGGTGCACGCGAACTTTCCTGCCCCCACCACTTTTTTGAGCAGGTCCTCAAGGCCCGGCTCCTCGCCTTTGAGCGGGCTCTCGCCACGATTGAGCATCGCGATCTTGTATCCCGAAGATGGCGAATCCCGCTGGAAGCCGTACACGTGAGAGAACTGAGAGGCATCGGCAAAAAGGGCAGCAGCCGGGATGCCGACGTATCCCATGCCGAGCACACCGATCTTTTTAATCGGGCCGCGGCCCCTGATGAGATCCGCAAGGGTCATGCCGGTGCCCCGGGCGCGAAACCGGCCCGGATCTGCTCGCAGATATCAAGGTTCCGGATTGCCTGGGCCGGGGTGACCGGGAAGGACCGGCCGTATTTTGCGCAGTCGATAAAAGCCGAAAGCTCGACCTTTAAGGGCTCAACCTTGTTAACCATCACCTTCTCGATGATGTTCTCCTGCACGTACCGTTCATTCTCGAACCGGTACTGCCCGGGCTTACGGTAGATCGTGACCTCCTGGCTCATGAAGTCGCCTTCTACCGTGAACTCCTCGTCCTCGACGTAGATAAGCCGGATTTTCTTTGAGGCCTTCCGGCTTGCAGAGAGCATGACCGGGACGCCTCCTGCATCCATCTGCACGCTGCAGAGGTCGGCATTGCCCATGGACCGGATCGTGCCGATCTCCGGGAAAAAGACGTTTGCCACGATATCAATATCATGGATCATCAGATCCTCGACAACAGAGCTCCCGGTCACCCGGGCGGATGCCGGGTTATGTCTCTTGAGCTCCACGTACAGGGGTTTTGTCACGATTTTCCTGATCTCAGAAACTATCGGGTTGAACCGCTCGATATGCCCGACACCGACCACGATCCCCTTCGGAACCGATGCCATGAGCGCCCGGGCCTCGGCTGCGGTGGCACAGATCGGCTTTTCGATAAATGCATGCTTTCCTGCGGCAAAGACCTCGCGCACCACACCCGCGTGGAACGGGGTCGGGACGCAGATGTTGACCGCATCAACGTGCCGCAGGAGTTCGGCAACCGAGGGGTACACCTCGGCACCGTGCTGCTTTCCTATTGCCTGTGCCGCTGCCGCATTCACATCGCAGACAGCCAGAGTGCCTACGCTCTTTAACTCCGAATAGACCCGGACATGGTTCTTACCCATTGCCCCGACACCGATGACCCCGACATCCATCTTATTTCACCTTATTTACTGCCTCGCAGACCGTGGCAAGATCTTTTGCGTCAAGCGATGGGTGCACCGGAAGGGAAAGAACCGTCCCGGCAAGCTTTGTTGCCACCGGGCAGGGATCAGGTTCGGCCACCGGGGCATAGAGGGGCTGGCGGTGGATCGGGATGGGGTAGTGCACCGCCGAGCCGATCCCTTTTGCTTTGAGATAGTCCATAAACGCCTCCCGGGAGAGGGGGAATTCCTCGGTGAGCCGGACAACGTACTGGTGGTATACGTGCTGCACGTTGTCGGCTACTTTTGGCTTGATTAGGCCCTTTGCAGAAAGGTTTGCCGCGTAGTACTCCGCGTTCTTTTTCCGGCGCAGGTTGAACTTATCCAGTTTCCTGAGCTGGACAATCCCGATCGCCGCCGCAATATCGGTCATCCGGTAATTGTACCCGAGCACGGTATGGAGGTATTTCTCGCTCTGGCCGTGGTTGACTATCAGGCGCAGCCGGTCAGCCGTGGGCTTGTCGCTTGTGGTCACCATCCCTCCCTCACCAGTGATCATATTTTTTGTGGCATAGAACGAGAAGCACCCGCACCTTCCGAAATTGCCCACCTTTGTGCCATGATACAGGGCGCCATGGGCCTGGGCCGCATCCTCGATGAGCACGAGGCTGTGCGCTTCGCAGATCTCCTGGACGGGGTCGACATCAAAGGGCTGGCCGAAGAGGTGGACACCGATAACGGCCTTGGTTTTGGGGGTGATGCGCTCTTTTACCTGGTCAGGACGGATGTTGAAGGTCTCCTCGTCCACATCGGCAAAGACCGGTTTTGCCCCGCACATCGAGACCGCGGTCGCGGTAGCGATAAACGAGAAGGCCGGGACGATCACCTCGTCGCCGGGCCCGATCCCGCAGGCAAGCAGGGCGGCATGGAGAGCGGCGGTGCCATTGTTGACCGCAATCCCCTGGGCAGTGCCGCAGTACGCCGCGAATTTGCTTTCAAGCTCGGCGACCCTCTCCCCCTGTGCAAGCATGCCGGACAGCAATACTTCCGAAACGGCCGCCACTTCATCCGGGCCGATGACCGGCCGCGCTACGGGTATCTGCATGGCTTTTTTGTCTCCCTTAAATGGTAAAAGATATCCTTCCAGGTACATTGCCCCCAAAGGGATAATATCATTTTGTCGCCCACCGTCGTTTTCCCGGCGTGGGTTTTTACCGTGATCGCGTGAAGATAGGTACATTAGGCCGGAACGTGCATATATTTCCGGAAAATACCGCGCGGGAGGAGTTGCCACGCATCACATCATTTCCATCGGGGATTTTGATCGCAGCGCAATTGACCGGCTGCTGGATCATGCACAACAGATAGGAAAGAAAAAATACGATACAAACGCCCTCAATGGCAAGATTCTTGCCGTCCTCTTTTTTGAACCCAGTACCCGGACACGGATGTCTTTTGAATCAGCCATGGCGCGACTCGGAGGGAGCTCGATTGCGGTGAGCAGCGTGGAAGCCTGCTCCATGGCAAAGGGCGAGACGCTTGCCGACACCATCCGCGTGGTGAGCGGGTACGCAGATGCGATCGTGATTCGCCACCCCAAGGAAGGCGCGGCGCGGCTTGCCGGGGAGTTTGCCACGGTGCCGGTCATCAACGCCGGCGACGGTGCCGGCCAGCACCCCTCCCAGACGCTCCTTGACCTCTACACCATTCGCCAGTCAATGAAGATCGACGGGATTGATGTGGCGCTCGTAGGCGACCTGCGGTACGGGAGGACGGCGCACTCCCTTGCCTCGGCGCTCTCCCTCTATGGGGTCCGGCTCCACACGATCTCCCCGCCCGGGCTCGAACTCCCCCCGGCGCTTGTGGGCACCCTTACGGCAAAGGGCATGGAGATCATCGAGCACGACACCATTGAAGAGGTCGTAAAGGATCTCGACGTCCTCTACGTAACCCGGGTGCAGCGGGAGCGGTTTCCGGACCCGGCCTCGTACTTCAACGTGGCCTCCAGTTACCGGATCACCCCGGAACTCCTCGTGGGGGCAAAAAAGCACCTGATTGTCCTCCACCCGCTGCCCCGGGTTGACGAGATCGACCCACGCCTGGACTCCTCTCCCCATGCAAAGTACTTCGAACAGTCCAAGAACGGGGTTCCCGTGCGGATGGCAATGCTCCTGGACGTGATGAAATGAGGCATATCGCAGCAGCAGATACCGGGGATGACGAAGGCGAAGGCCTTCTTGTGCGGCGGATCAAAAACGGGACCGTGATCGACCATATCGACGGGGGCGAAGCACTCAATGTCATACGGATCCTCGGGATCTCGGGGACCACAAATGAGGCACTCTCGATTGCCACCAATGTTCCCAGTAAGCACATGGGGAGTACCAAGGATATCGTCAAGATCTCCAACCGTGAGCTCTCCAAGGAAGAGGTGGACC
Proteins encoded in this window:
- a CDS encoding DegT/DnrJ/EryC1/StrS family aminotransferase; translated protein: MQIPVARPVIGPDEVAAVSEVLLSGMLAQGERVAELESKFAAYCGTAQGIAVNNGTAALHAALLACGIGPGDEVIVPAFSFIATATAVSMCGAKPVFADVDEETFNIRPDQVKERITPKTKAVIGVHLFGQPFDVDPVQEICEAHSLVLIEDAAQAHGALYHGTKVGNFGRCGCFSFYATKNMITGEGGMVTTSDKPTADRLRLIVNHGQSEKYLHTVLGYNYRMTDIAAAIGIVQLRKLDKFNLRRKKNAEYYAANLSAKGLIKPKVADNVQHVYHQYVVRLTEEFPLSREAFMDYLKAKGIGSAVHYPIPIHRQPLYAPVAEPDPCPVATKLAGTVLSLPVHPSLDAKDLATVCEAVNKVK
- a CDS encoding PUA domain-containing protein gives rise to the protein MSTGYSENSSLARVQAIADYQFGGLCGTALFPEGCRFLLSTTGRVRQILYNDVRLATIRASDGRLTLGIEGARRLHAALPAPGYRVVIREDVAGFVAQGKNTFAKHVLEADPQIRAGDDVLVVAGGDRLLACGAALLSGKEMLAFNYGAAVRVRQGSEKNASRKHQSAPDEDDDEEARHAGRAD
- a CDS encoding nascent polypeptide-associated complex protein translates to MLPGNINPRQMKTMMKKLGMQVEQIEDVQSIVIKTPKGNWVFDEAEVTVMTMQGSTSYQVTGTPHFEEAAVEIPAEDIAMVAEQAQVPPEKAKEALVATRGDIAEAIVKLSSP
- the pyrI gene encoding aspartate carbamoyltransferase regulatory subunit; this encodes MRHIAAADTGDDEGEGLLVRRIKNGTVIDHIDGGEALNVIRILGISGTTNEALSIATNVPSKHMGSTKDIVKISNRELSKEEVDRIALISPNATINIIRHFKVCEKQGVEIPTVIEGSVRCPNPGCITRTNEPIRTRFAVLPDGKGLRCLYCDSVITKDLTSYII
- the pyrB gene encoding aspartate carbamoyltransferase, with amino-acid sequence MSGKYRAGGVATHHIISIGDFDRSAIDRLLDHAQQIGKKKYDTNALNGKILAVLFFEPSTRTRMSFESAMARLGGSSIAVSSVEACSMAKGETLADTIRVVSGYADAIVIRHPKEGAARLAGEFATVPVINAGDGAGQHPSQTLLDLYTIRQSMKIDGIDVALVGDLRYGRTAHSLASALSLYGVRLHTISPPGLELPPALVGTLTAKGMEIIEHDTIEEVVKDLDVLYVTRVQRERFPDPASYFNVASSYRITPELLVGAKKHLIVLHPLPRVDEIDPRLDSSPHAKYFEQSKNGVPVRMAMLLDVMK
- a CDS encoding rRNA adenine N-6-methyltransferase family protein, giving the protein MIEAGDRVLLVGAGREFFVRAGPGKLSTDKGQLELEPLVGAAPGDVFTTHTGQEFVLRLPRPTDFFVHGKRSGAPMLPKDIGLVIAFTGMNRNDEVLDAGTGSGIAAIYFGGIAAHVKTYEVRPEFSALAAKNIKEAKLENVEAVAADVLTAEGIYDVIHLDLQIETAHVDFACDHLRAGGYMACYTPFLEQMAIVVDAAQARFPEVHTHELIEREMTRSKRGTRPSTSVSHSGYITIARK
- a CDS encoding Gfo/Idh/MocA family protein, producing MDVGVIGVGAMGKNHVRVYSELKSVGTLAVCDVNAAAAQAIGKQHGAEVYPSVAELLRHVDAVNICVPTPFHAGVVREVFAAGKHAFIEKPICATAAEARALMASVPKGIVVGVGHIERFNPIVSEIRKIVTKPLYVELKRHNPASARVTGSSVVEDLMIHDIDIVANVFFPEIGTIRSMGNADLCSVQMDAGGVPVMLSASRKASKKIRLIYVEDEEFTVEGDFMSQEVTIYRKPGQYRFENERYVQENIIEKVMVNKVEPLKVELSAFIDCAKYGRSFPVTPAQAIRNLDICEQIRAGFAPGAPA
- a CDS encoding nucleotide sugar dehydrogenase; protein product: MTLADLIRGRGPIKKIGVLGMGYVGIPAAALFADASQFSHVYGFQRDSPSSGYKIAMLNRGESPLKGEEPGLEDLLKKVVGAGKFACTPDFSKIAGLDAVTLSIQTPFANKDDLIPDFSALYEGIRNVGKYLRPGMLVVLESTITPGTTEGPARQMLEEESGLVAGKDFALAHAPERVMVGRLLRNIREHDRILGGIDPVSTARATELYSPVLTTGRVIPMSATAAEATKTAENTFRDLQIAAANELALYCEAMGINFYDVRTGIDSLKGEGITRAMLWPGAGVGGHCLTKDTYHLERGVQQLGKDQLDYPAGEPSLFVLARRINDFMPRHMLRLTREGLARVGTPLAGARIALLGWAFLANSDDTRNTPSEPYRDELLAAGAHVTLHDPYVEHAPGITLTPSIDETIRGADAVVVFAGHRQYRSLDPRQVKKLSGKKHPVVVDGRNLIDPDPWIAAGFVYKGIGRGDKNSHPVRD